The Deltaproteobacteria bacterium genome has a segment encoding these proteins:
- the purH gene encoding bifunctional phosphoribosylaminoimidazolecarboxamide formyltransferase/IMP cyclohydrolase has translation MIQTQAQSIHQSPIRRALLSVFNKTGLVELARALAAHNVELLASGGSAKALADAGIKVIQVDAFTQSPEVLGGRVKTLHPRIHAGILAHRGDPSHLADLEKNSYPLIDLVVCNLYPFADVLKKGAPRNELIENIDIGGPTLVRAAAKNADGGMTVLVDPNDYNEFIKELKQTGKISLGLRQKAQAKAFRQVAEYDLLIAKWTEDELSRLELAASLKTTNLPEILPSFCQVRTLRYGENPHQAAALYVTNQDQGGIAKGSLLAGKELSYTNLLDLDAAYRDVWGLKKPACSIIKHTNPCGLAMADTQTEAFTRALSGDPVSAFGSVLGFNEPLTGETAAAIRATKLFVECIAAPDFTTEALAEFKERENLRLFKVPAGSPLPTLSAHRIGGGMLVQQTDPGFNSTDDWRCATKKQPEAGWIEELAFAMRVVWVLKSNAIALTKNATLLGSGTGQTSRVDATEHALKKAGEKTNGAFLASDAFFPFDDSVRMAAKAGIIAIVQPGGSKRDEEVIRACDELGLCMMFTGKRHFRH, from the coding sequence ATGATACAAACACAAGCCCAATCTATTCATCAAAGCCCAATTCGTCGTGCATTATTGTCTGTTTTTAATAAAACCGGATTAGTTGAACTAGCACGTGCTTTAGCAGCACATAACGTTGAATTATTGGCATCTGGAGGCAGTGCGAAAGCATTAGCAGACGCAGGTATTAAAGTGATTCAAGTTGATGCTTTCACGCAAAGTCCAGAAGTTTTGGGGGGCCGCGTAAAAACGCTGCATCCACGTATTCATGCTGGTATTTTAGCGCATCGAGGTGACCCTTCGCACTTAGCTGATTTAGAAAAAAATAGTTACCCCTTAATCGATTTGGTCGTCTGTAACTTATATCCATTTGCTGATGTGTTAAAAAAAGGGGCACCACGTAATGAACTAATAGAAAATATTGATATCGGCGGCCCAACTTTAGTTAGAGCCGCCGCCAAAAATGCCGATGGCGGAATGACTGTCCTGGTTGATCCTAATGATTATAATGAATTTATTAAAGAGTTAAAACAAACCGGTAAAATTTCACTTGGTCTTAGGCAAAAAGCGCAGGCAAAAGCATTTCGCCAAGTTGCTGAATATGACCTTCTGATAGCAAAATGGACAGAAGATGAACTATCACGTCTTGAGTTAGCTGCAAGCTTAAAGACAACTAATTTGCCTGAAATTCTTCCAAGTTTCTGCCAAGTGCGTACACTGCGATATGGCGAAAATCCCCATCAAGCCGCAGCCTTATATGTAACCAATCAAGACCAAGGCGGAATTGCCAAGGGCAGCCTACTTGCTGGTAAAGAGCTATCTTATACTAATTTATTAGACCTTGATGCTGCCTATCGTGATGTTTGGGGCTTAAAAAAACCAGCTTGTTCTATCATTAAACATACCAATCCTTGCGGTTTAGCAATGGCTGATACACAAACTGAAGCCTTCACTCGCGCTCTTTCTGGTGACCCAGTTTCTGCTTTTGGCTCAGTCTTAGGTTTTAATGAGCCACTCACTGGTGAAACCGCGGCAGCTATTCGCGCCACCAAATTGTTTGTTGAATGTATCGCTGCTCCTGATTTTACTACTGAAGCATTAGCAGAGTTTAAAGAACGCGAAAATTTACGTTTGTTTAAAGTACCTGCTGGTAGTCCATTACCAACTTTATCAGCACACCGTATTGGCGGTGGAATGCTTGTGCAGCAAACTGATCCTGGTTTTAATTCTACTGATGACTGGCGCTGTGCTACCAAAAAACAACCAGAAGCTGGATGGATTGAAGAGTTAGCATTTGCTATGCGTGTTGTTTGGGTACTTAAATCTAACGCCATTGCACTAACTAAAAATGCCACTCTATTAGGTTCAGGTACAGGTCAAACAAGCCGCGTTGATGCTACTGAACACGCTCTTAAAAAAGCTGGCGAAAAAACTAATGGTGCTTTTTTAGCTTCAGACGCCTTCTTTCCGTTTGATGATAGTGTGCGCATGGCGGCCAAAGCTGGCATCATTGCTATTGTACAACCTGGTGGTTCAAAACGTGATGAAGAAGTAATACGAGCTTGTGACGAACTTGGTTTGTGTATGATGTTTACTGGCAAACGGCATTTTAGGCATTAG
- a CDS encoding alpha/beta hydrolase, producing the protein MPNTINRWLLLRGLIREAFHWGDLPNELQKQYGAEQVLCLDLPGVGACNNISSPFSVDNIVANLRQRFLKSDGSKKKHWGVIGQSLGGMIAIAWCHNYPNDFNAAVTINTSASNLAPIFQRFSFKTLPSVCRALISHDPYFREKIILDIASNQPALRKKLLPIWAAHATASPTKRQTFFAQLWAAAFYKIPLRLVTPLLVLTSQADRLVDVRCSRRLAAHFNASILEHNFAGHDLSVDDPQWIIEQIMLYFSATQLAATH; encoded by the coding sequence ATGCCAAATACCATTAATCGCTGGCTCTTATTACGTGGCTTGATTCGTGAAGCATTCCATTGGGGTGACTTACCTAACGAGCTACAAAAACAATATGGCGCCGAACAGGTGTTATGCCTTGATCTTCCAGGGGTTGGTGCCTGCAATAATATTTCATCACCTTTTTCAGTAGATAATATCGTAGCCAACTTGCGCCAACGTTTTTTAAAATCTGATGGCAGTAAAAAAAAACACTGGGGAGTTATTGGTCAATCTTTAGGTGGAATGATAGCTATTGCATGGTGTCATAATTATCCCAATGATTTTAATGCAGCAGTCACCATAAATACCAGTGCCTCCAATTTAGCTCCGATTTTTCAGCGTTTTTCATTTAAAACTCTTCCATCTGTATGTAGAGCACTTATTTCTCATGACCCTTATTTTCGCGAAAAAATCATTCTTGATATAGCTTCAAATCAACCAGCTTTACGAAAAAAATTATTACCCATTTGGGCAGCACATGCTACAGCTTCACCAACAAAGCGACAAACTTTTTTTGCCCAACTTTGGGCTGCAGCATTTTATAAAATTCCATTACGGCTTGTAACACCTCTATTGGTACTAACTTCTCAAGCAGATCGTTTAGTTGATGTACGTTGCTCACGCAGGCTAGCAGCTCATTTTAATGCTTCAATACTAGAACATAATTTTGCTGGGCATGATTTATCCGTAGATGACCCTCAATGGATAATAGAGCAAATCATGCTTTATTTTAGCGCCACTCAACTTGCAGCCACTCATTAA
- a CDS encoding valine--tRNA ligase yields MNTTELSPTYDPTEAEDYWYPIWEKAGYFKPNLESNGEPYTIVIPPPNVTGSLHMGHALSYTLEDMLTRWRRMQGRQTLWLPGTDHAGIATQMVVERDLKEKKGKSRHDIGRHKFIDLVWDWKQAYGNRITKQLRVLGCSLDWSREHFTMDEQLSRAVREVFVRLYEEGLLYRAERLVNWCPRCHTALSDLEVEHDDEYQGELWSFAYPLFEDEGEIVVATTRPETMLGDTAVAVHPDDERYKSLIGKHLRHPLLGYKIPIIADAELVDPEFGTGAVKVTPAHDFNDFATGKRHNLDLFNIFDANAHILAEPDASANIKHQINYQAWAKFANKDRFAVRTQVKEALQKLGLERGTKAHVMPLGHCQRCETIVEPTLSVQWWVRTEPLAKPAIEAVQSGATRIIPENWAKTYYHWMENIQDWCVSRQLWWGHRIPAWYCLDCDNTRFDSDEPRFGAKANPIVAREQPNTCPRCGSARLVQDPDVLDTWFSSALWPFSTLGWPNNTKDLETFYPNSVMETGFDILFFWVARMMMMGCKFMGRPPFPMIYLHAMVRDKNGDKMSKTRGNVIDPLHLINGCNGEEVSKQFKKEYPDGFPAFGADALRFTLAALSQSGRDIKLSIERIDGYRAFANKIWNAARFALMRIDKTPKELSEIKDELMPADRFILSRLTSTAKTVDEALENYRFSDAAAAIYSFFWSEFCDWYIELIKARLIGDNQAEKDTAQATLVFILDNSLRLLHPIMPFITESIWQKLPLAKRTTESIMIAPYPNYNDLSAYANQAIEVEYQLVKNAIVGVRTIRSESNISPAKQLDAIFAVATTDNKVALEHHQKEITTLAKISQLSIVIGEPERPDQAAVKVYEDLQVIVPLKGVVDFADEAKRLQRSIDKTTAERDRIAKKLDNEGFLKNAPAEVVKKDRARVSELDEMIAKLEESLRRIKP; encoded by the coding sequence TTGAATACTACAGAGTTATCCCCTACTTATGATCCAACTGAGGCTGAAGACTATTGGTACCCTATTTGGGAAAAAGCTGGATACTTCAAGCCAAATCTTGAGTCTAATGGCGAGCCGTATACTATTGTAATACCCCCACCAAATGTCACTGGCTCTCTGCATATGGGGCATGCCTTAAGTTATACCTTAGAAGATATGTTGACGCGATGGCGACGTATGCAGGGGCGACAAACTCTGTGGCTCCCTGGCACCGACCATGCAGGTATTGCCACGCAAATGGTGGTTGAGCGCGATTTAAAAGAAAAAAAAGGCAAAAGCCGCCACGATATTGGTAGGCATAAATTCATCGATTTAGTGTGGGACTGGAAACAAGCTTACGGCAATCGTATTACTAAGCAACTGCGAGTGCTTGGATGCTCACTTGATTGGAGCCGTGAGCATTTCACTATGGACGAACAGCTTTCGCGTGCGGTGCGTGAAGTGTTTGTGCGTTTGTATGAAGAAGGACTCCTATATCGAGCTGAACGACTAGTTAATTGGTGCCCGCGTTGTCATACTGCTTTATCAGATCTTGAAGTAGAGCATGATGATGAATATCAAGGTGAATTGTGGTCATTCGCCTACCCTCTATTTGAAGATGAAGGTGAAATAGTTGTTGCTACTACTAGGCCTGAAACGATGCTCGGCGACACCGCAGTCGCTGTACACCCTGATGATGAACGTTATAAGTCATTAATTGGCAAACATCTTCGCCATCCATTGCTTGGATATAAAATTCCTATAATTGCCGATGCTGAACTTGTTGATCCTGAATTTGGCACTGGTGCGGTTAAAGTTACTCCGGCTCACGATTTTAACGACTTTGCCACTGGCAAACGTCACAATCTCGATCTGTTTAATATTTTTGATGCTAATGCGCATATCCTAGCAGAGCCCGATGCTTCCGCTAACATTAAGCACCAAATTAATTATCAAGCTTGGGCTAAATTTGCTAATAAAGACCGTTTTGCAGTACGAACCCAAGTTAAAGAAGCTCTGCAAAAACTTGGGTTAGAGAGAGGCACCAAAGCCCATGTGATGCCATTGGGGCATTGTCAACGTTGCGAAACTATTGTTGAACCAACCCTATCAGTACAATGGTGGGTGCGTACCGAACCATTAGCGAAGCCTGCAATAGAAGCGGTGCAAAGTGGTGCCACCCGTATTATTCCAGAAAACTGGGCAAAAACTTACTATCATTGGATGGAAAATATCCAAGACTGGTGTGTTTCACGCCAGCTTTGGTGGGGACATCGTATTCCTGCGTGGTATTGCCTTGATTGCGATAACACTCGCTTTGACAGCGATGAACCACGTTTCGGGGCAAAAGCAAATCCAATTGTAGCTCGTGAACAGCCAAATACTTGTCCACGTTGTGGCAGTGCTCGCTTAGTACAAGACCCTGATGTGCTTGATACTTGGTTTTCCAGTGCGTTATGGCCATTTTCAACCCTAGGTTGGCCTAATAACACTAAAGACCTTGAAACCTTCTATCCAAATTCAGTGATGGAAACAGGTTTTGACATCCTGTTTTTCTGGGTAGCACGCATGATGATGATGGGTTGCAAATTTATGGGGCGCCCACCATTTCCAATGATTTATTTACACGCCATGGTTCGCGATAAAAATGGCGACAAAATGTCAAAAACCCGCGGTAATGTTATTGACCCCTTACATTTAATTAATGGCTGCAATGGTGAAGAGGTTTCTAAACAATTTAAAAAAGAATATCCTGATGGATTTCCGGCATTTGGCGCCGATGCATTACGTTTTACTTTAGCTGCTTTAAGCCAAAGCGGTCGCGATATCAAGTTGTCTATTGAACGCATTGATGGCTACCGCGCCTTTGCCAATAAAATTTGGAATGCCGCACGCTTTGCTCTAATGCGCATTGATAAAACACCAAAAGAACTGAGCGAAATCAAAGACGAATTAATGCCTGCTGACCGCTTTATTTTATCTCGTCTTACCTCAACCGCTAAAACTGTAGATGAAGCTTTGGAAAATTATCGTTTCAGCGATGCTGCAGCCGCTATTTATAGCTTTTTCTGGAGTGAATTCTGCGATTGGTACATAGAATTAATAAAAGCGCGATTGATTGGCGATAATCAAGCTGAGAAAGACACCGCTCAAGCAACTTTAGTCTTTATACTAGATAATTCGTTACGATTGCTACATCCAATAATGCCGTTTATTACCGAATCTATTTGGCAGAAGTTACCGCTAGCTAAGCGTACTACTGAATCAATAATGATAGCACCCTATCCTAATTATAATGACCTCTCGGCATATGCAAACCAAGCCATCGAAGTTGAGTATCAGCTAGTTAAAAATGCCATTGTAGGGGTACGTACTATTCGTTCAGAAAGCAATATTTCCCCAGCAAAACAACTTGATGCCATTTTTGCGGTCGCAACTACAGATAATAAGGTCGCTTTAGAACATCACCAAAAAGAAATTACGACTTTAGCAAAAATATCTCAGCTAAGTATCGTTATTGGTGAGCCTGAGCGCCCTGATCAAGCGGCGGTTAAAGTATATGAAGATTTACAAGTTATTGTACCGCTTAAAGGCGTTGTTGATTTTGCTGATGAAGCCAAACGCTTACAACGCTCAATAGATAAAACAACCGCAGAACGTGACCGTATTGCCAAAAAACTTGATAATGAAGGTTTTTTAAAGAATGCCCCGGCTGAAGTAGTTAAAAAAGACCGCGCTCGTGTAAGTGAACTCGATGAAATGATTGCAAAACTAGAAGAGAGTTTGCGACGGATTAAGCCGTGA
- a CDS encoding AAA family ATPase, whose amino-acid sequence MDYLEYFGLTAEPFSHAPVSRFYYASKQHTDALKRLMFATQTMKGLAILIGDIGHGKTTLARRLLDALPSSQFEAAMLVIVHAGVTATWLLKHIAKQLGVIEPPDDKLTILSQLYLRLVEIHNNGKHAIVIIDEAQMLATRELMEEFRGLLNLEVTEQKLISFVFFGLPEVERNLRLDPPLAQRVALRYHLRPLSVEETVAYVQHRLKLAGAKDELLPKDAVTAIHKHTKGIPRLINTLCDNVLLELFFQKLAVASVEIVDSSAENLQLTLNADDSSSQSVLGITGAIDNPTPPATTNEEAVIYVSRTENLAPATLSVDPDAIAARVAKEKGTTLDIDDPLAFLHHHEETAAEDDNEISSISSNETETLEEEPGQTIAEPMTVQLENHTSLMPPATAANTGYRGDNIVFINENEFVDLSHIKPKLIVPAPSLSGEIINEKITSRNNSNAAKSILTNAVRTSTGTIDLNEIDEILADIKRR is encoded by the coding sequence ATGGATTATCTCGAATATTTTGGGCTTACTGCTGAACCTTTTTCACATGCCCCCGTATCTCGTTTTTATTACGCAAGTAAACAGCATACCGATGCACTTAAAAGACTGATGTTTGCTACCCAAACCATGAAAGGTTTGGCTATTCTTATTGGAGATATCGGTCACGGTAAAACCACTTTAGCTCGTCGATTACTTGATGCTCTGCCAAGTAGCCAATTTGAAGCAGCAATGTTAGTTATTGTACATGCAGGGGTTACGGCTACTTGGTTGTTGAAACATATTGCTAAGCAGCTTGGGGTAATTGAACCTCCAGATGATAAACTGACTATTCTTTCACAATTATATTTACGTTTAGTTGAAATTCATAATAACGGAAAACACGCCATAGTTATTATTGATGAGGCGCAAATGTTGGCTACTCGCGAACTGATGGAAGAGTTTCGCGGGCTACTTAATCTTGAGGTAACTGAGCAAAAACTCATTTCATTTGTATTTTTTGGTTTGCCTGAAGTTGAACGTAATTTGCGACTTGATCCACCTTTGGCGCAACGCGTTGCTCTGCGATACCATCTGCGTCCACTCAGTGTAGAAGAAACAGTTGCATATGTTCAGCATCGTTTAAAACTAGCCGGTGCTAAAGATGAACTTTTACCCAAAGATGCGGTAACAGCTATTCATAAACACACAAAAGGTATACCACGTTTAATCAATACGCTTTGTGATAACGTCTTACTGGAGCTTTTTTTTCAAAAACTTGCTGTAGCTTCAGTTGAAATTGTAGATAGCTCAGCAGAAAACCTGCAGTTAACTTTAAATGCTGATGATTCTTCATCGCAATCCGTGCTTGGCATTACTGGTGCAATTGATAATCCGACGCCACCAGCAACAACTAATGAAGAAGCTGTAATCTATGTGTCACGCACCGAAAATTTAGCTCCTGCAACATTATCTGTTGACCCAGATGCTATAGCTGCTCGAGTGGCTAAAGAAAAAGGGACAACTCTTGATATAGATGACCCATTAGCTTTTTTACACCATCATGAGGAAACTGCGGCAGAAGATGACAATGAGATATCTTCAATCTCTAGTAATGAAACAGAAACACTAGAGGAGGAACCCGGACAAACAATAGCAGAGCCTATGACCGTACAATTAGAAAACCATACGTCATTAATGCCACCAGCAACAGCAGCAAACACAGGATATCGTGGCGATAATATTGTTTTTATAAATGAAAATGAATTTGTGGACTTATCTCACATAAAGCCCAAATTAATAGTGCCAGCACCAAGTCTTTCAGGCGAAATAATTAATGAAAAAATCACTTCAAGAAATAATTCTAATGCCGCCAAATCAATATTAACAAATGCTGTGCGTACTTCGACTGGAACAATTGATCTTAATGAAATTGATGAGATATTGGCAGATATAAAACGAAGATAA
- a CDS encoding response regulator codes for MTISKVDTTEPLKFLVVEDDADISEALVTYAKHRGFITFHAKDGFSAIELGKREMPDVILLDIALPGLDGRDVFVQLQKDGITKKAVVIFATARDSQSDRIAGLELGADEYETKPFQLATLFTKIDALLAKKRSGYL; via the coding sequence ATGACTATCTCCAAGGTGGATACTACAGAGCCTCTAAAGTTTCTTGTAGTTGAAGATGATGCTGATATCTCTGAAGCGCTGGTAACATATGCAAAGCATCGAGGTTTTATTACCTTTCATGCAAAAGATGGCTTTAGTGCCATCGAGCTAGGTAAGCGTGAAATGCCAGATGTAATTCTTTTAGATATTGCACTGCCTGGCTTAGATGGTCGTGATGTTTTTGTGCAACTCCAGAAAGATGGCATAACTAAAAAGGCTGTAGTGATCTTTGCCACTGCTAGAGATAGTCAATCTGATCGTATTGCCGGTTTAGAGTTAGGTGCTGATGAATATGAAACCAAACCTTTCCAACTAGCAACATTATTTACAAAAATCGACGCGTTATTAGCAAAAAAACGCTCGGGATATTTATAA
- a CDS encoding GNAT family N-acetyltransferase translates to MQHSFRIATIDDHCDIVTMLNELVIELKVTEQFPHLAKRINEDIKLALQSANVCIFLLIIDNKPVGLARVDILSNDPIFRLREDSRCGYVDQMYVRPNFRNCGYGHLLLKKCEAWINEKGISHILLHAAPLALKFYEREGYSNNRELLKKIK, encoded by the coding sequence ATGCAACATAGTTTTCGTATTGCAACAATAGATGACCATTGTGATATCGTTACCATGCTAAACGAATTAGTAATTGAGCTTAAGGTAACCGAACAATTCCCTCACCTTGCAAAACGTATCAATGAAGATATAAAACTAGCTCTGCAATCAGCGAATGTTTGCATCTTTTTACTGATTATAGATAATAAACCTGTAGGTTTAGCCCGAGTTGATATTCTTTCAAATGACCCAATTTTTCGCCTACGTGAAGATTCTCGCTGTGGCTATGTTGATCAAATGTATGTACGACCAAATTTTCGTAATTGTGGCTATGGACATCTCTTACTTAAAAAATGCGAAGCCTGGATTAACGAAAAAGGAATTAGTCATATTTTACTTCATGCTGCACCACTGGCTTTAAAATTCTATGAAAGAGAAGGTTATTCAAATAACCGAGAGTTATTAAAAAAAATCAAATAG
- the mutL gene encoding DNA mismatch repair endonuclease MutL, which yields MKKTSDFTETDSVIIRQLDNEVINCIAAGEVIERPASVVKELVENALDAQAETIEVHLENGGLSRIIVSDDGYGMSAENAVKAPIRHATSKLRVVEDLNKITTLGFRGEALSSIAAVSHFTLCSRRREDAVGTCININGGAPACIKEVGVPIGTTVDIADLFFNTPARKKFMRSAATEQAHVCEAALRAVLGSRTASLIVNVGDRRLIDLPATNEISTRARIALGPKVDTLYEFSNVFGGINISGVMAHPDVHRADTKGLWFFINGRYVRDRMLQRAVLESYRGNLQYGHYPFLIMYIDIPPAIVDVNVHPQKLEVRFSDAALIYKAVLRTIAITLKEKPWLQNTTNDSNQNNDAYQIYKSYMQAPYLQARETNEIKPKSFFYTSSQNTNVHPVKNNTLEPAGIVANNESLTAPISSNTDGYFTQLEVLGLALGTYLICAGNDEIVLIDQHAAYEYIAYRRLQANFERKSIEQQPLLFPEPVEISQQQSIILEKNWSQLQTFGFEIEPVGPSHFAVKTVPTAIATADVQCLAIDLIREVCSIIENKISLQTQDAAIRIFSCCANHVALAADARKLNSDEVKSLLTSLDSIDLSNNLYPPRRTIYQVFSRNNIENLMQKGNY from the coding sequence GTGAAAAAAACATCAGATTTTACCGAGACTGATTCTGTAATTATTCGTCAACTTGACAATGAGGTAATAAACTGCATCGCTGCGGGTGAGGTGATTGAGCGGCCAGCTTCAGTGGTTAAAGAGTTAGTTGAAAATGCTCTTGATGCGCAAGCAGAAACAATTGAAGTTCATTTAGAAAATGGCGGATTAAGTAGAATTATTGTTAGCGATGATGGTTATGGTATGTCTGCTGAAAATGCGGTAAAAGCGCCAATTCGTCATGCAACAAGCAAATTAAGAGTAGTAGAGGATCTTAATAAAATTACCACGCTTGGATTTCGTGGTGAGGCTTTGTCATCTATAGCCGCAGTATCGCATTTTACTCTTTGTTCACGTCGCAGAGAAGATGCTGTTGGGACATGTATTAATATTAATGGAGGAGCACCAGCTTGCATAAAAGAGGTTGGGGTTCCGATTGGGACCACAGTAGATATTGCTGATTTATTTTTTAATACTCCAGCGCGAAAAAAATTTATGCGTTCTGCTGCAACAGAACAAGCCCACGTTTGTGAAGCTGCCTTACGTGCGGTTTTAGGTTCACGCACTGCCAGTTTAATAGTTAATGTTGGTGACCGCCGTTTAATTGACCTTCCAGCAACAAATGAAATCTCAACGCGTGCACGGATTGCTTTAGGGCCAAAGGTTGATACTCTATATGAGTTTTCTAATGTATTTGGTGGTATTAACATTAGTGGAGTAATGGCGCATCCAGATGTACATCGTGCTGATACAAAAGGATTATGGTTTTTTATTAATGGTCGCTATGTGCGTGACCGTATGCTGCAGAGAGCGGTCCTTGAAAGCTATCGAGGAAATTTACAGTATGGGCATTATCCATTTCTTATAATGTACATTGATATTCCACCAGCGATTGTCGATGTAAATGTGCATCCACAAAAGCTCGAGGTGCGTTTTAGTGATGCTGCTTTAATCTATAAGGCGGTATTGCGCACTATTGCTATTACGCTAAAAGAAAAGCCATGGTTACAAAATACAACTAATGACTCAAACCAAAATAATGATGCCTATCAAATATACAAATCATACATGCAAGCACCATATTTACAAGCTCGTGAAACTAATGAAATTAAGCCAAAATCGTTTTTTTATACGAGTAGTCAGAATACTAATGTGCACCCAGTTAAAAACAATACCTTAGAACCTGCTGGCATTGTAGCAAATAACGAATCATTAACTGCACCTATCAGCAGTAACACGGATGGTTATTTTACCCAATTAGAAGTTTTAGGTCTAGCGCTTGGTACCTATTTAATATGTGCTGGAAACGATGAGATTGTCTTAATAGATCAACATGCTGCATATGAATATATTGCTTATAGGCGTTTGCAAGCAAACTTCGAAAGAAAAAGCATTGAACAACAGCCGCTTTTATTTCCAGAACCGGTAGAGATTTCACAGCAACAATCCATTATTCTCGAAAAAAATTGGTCACAATTGCAAACTTTTGGATTCGAAATTGAACCAGTCGGACCTTCACATTTTGCCGTTAAAACTGTTCCAACAGCAATTGCTACTGCTGATGTACAATGTTTAGCAATAGATTTAATTCGTGAAGTTTGTTCCATCATTGAAAATAAAATATCTTTGCAGACTCAGGATGCTGCTATTCGTATTTTTAGCTGCTGTGCTAACCATGTCGCGCTTGCTGCAGATGCCCGAAAATTAAATTCTGATGAAGTCAAATCTTTGCTTACTTCTTTAGACAGCATAGATCTTAGCAATAATTTATACCCACCCAGACGTACTATTTATCAAGTATTTTCACGTAATAACATCGAAAATCTCATGCAAAAAGGCAACTATTAA
- a CDS encoding diguanylate cyclase → MRSAGDTKEVAVGVPCLVVMYGKELGKRHSLDTLEQILGRSDTANIQIDQDSVSRQHAKIITEFGSSRLFDLGSTNGTFVNDKRTNEVELRDGDLVRIGQTIFKYLSGSNIENKYHEEIYSLTTIDGLTGAYNKRFFLEALSRELNRAVRYDRVLSLAMFDLDLFKKINDNFGHLGGDFVLRELAGVVHQNIRRDDIFARYGGEEFALILPEVDLQAAISVSEKLRQGIEQHRFDYNDQIIPVTISLGLRTFSRGEQDINVSQFIADADAKLYSAKASGRNKVCA, encoded by the coding sequence ATGCGGTCTGCTGGTGATACTAAAGAAGTTGCAGTAGGGGTACCTTGTTTAGTTGTAATGTATGGCAAAGAACTCGGCAAACGTCATTCTCTTGATACCCTAGAGCAGATATTGGGACGTTCTGATACAGCTAACATTCAAATCGATCAAGATAGTGTATCACGGCAACATGCAAAAATAATAACAGAATTCGGTAGTTCACGATTATTTGACTTGGGTTCTACTAACGGAACTTTTGTAAATGATAAGCGCACCAATGAAGTTGAGCTTCGTGACGGTGACTTGGTAAGAATTGGTCAGACGATTTTTAAATACTTATCTGGTTCGAACATTGAAAATAAATATCATGAAGAAATCTATAGTTTAACCACTATTGATGGATTAACAGGGGCATATAATAAAAGATTTTTTCTAGAAGCATTGTCTCGCGAGCTGAATCGAGCAGTTCGCTATGATCGCGTGCTCTCGCTAGCAATGTTTGATTTAGACCTATTTAAAAAAATTAATGATAATTTTGGTCATCTAGGTGGTGATTTTGTGCTGCGCGAGTTAGCAGGGGTGGTTCACCAGAATATACGTCGAGATGATATTTTTGCTCGCTATGGCGGTGAAGAATTTGCATTGATTTTGCCGGAAGTCGATCTACAAGCAGCTATATCGGTTAGTGAAAAACTGCGTCAGGGTATTGAGCAACATCGTTTTGATTATAATGACCAGATTATTCCTGTAACGATAAGTCTTGGATTGCGTACTTTTAGTCGTGGTGAACAAGATATTAATGTCAGTCAGTTTATTGCCGATGCCGATGCTAAACTTTATTCTGCTAAGGCCAGTGGCCGAAATAAAGTCTGTGCGTGA